In Pseudomonas oryzihabitans, the DNA window CGACCTGCAGGGCGCCTCCGCGCTGGCCAATGGCAGCTTGCGCGCGGCGGCAGATCAGGTGCAGACGCAGATCGAAAACCTGGCTGCCCTGAACGACCGCGGAGCCACCGCCTCGGGGATCGAGGCGACCCAGATCTATAATCACGGCCTGGCCTGGACCATCGGCCTGATCGCTACCACCCTGCTGGTCACCGTGACGCTGGCGCTCCTGCTGACGCGCAGCATCACGCTCCCCATCAGCGAAGCGCTGCGCATCGCCCAACGGATCGCCAACAAGGATCTCTCCGAAGACATCCAGGTCGTAGGCCGTGACGAGGCTGCCGGCCTGCTGACCGCCCTGGCCGGCATGCAGGCCAATCTGCGCGACACCGTCGCGCACCTGGCGGACAGCTCCGGCCAGCTCGCCGCCGCGGCCGAGGAGATGACCGCGGTGATCGACGAGGGTAACCATGGCCTGCTCAGGCAGAACGACGAGATCAGCCAGGTCGCCACGGCGGTGACGGAAATGAGCGCCGCCGTGGACGAGGTGGCGCGCCATGCCGAGGAAAGCGCCGGCGCGTCGCAACAGGGCAGCGCTCTTACCCGGGCCGGCCTGCAGCACGTCGGCTCCACCCTCGCCGCCATCGAGCGGCTGACCGCCCAGGTTGGTCAGAGCAGCGGCCAGATCCAGACCCTGTCTAGCCGGGTCCAGGACATCAGCAACGTCGTCGACGTCATCCGCGCCATCGCCGAGCAGACCAACCTGCTGGCCCTCAATGCCGCCATCGAGGCCGCCCGGGCAGGCGACCAGGGACGCGGCTTCGCCGTGGTGGCGGATGAGGTCAGGGCGCTGGCCCATCGTACCCAGCAGTCGACGCGAGAGATCGAGACGATGATCACCACCATCCAGCACGACTCCACGGAGGCGGTGAAGGCCATGCAGCAGAGCAGCCAGACGGCCGCCGCCTCCCTTGCCGTGGCCCGGGACGCCAACGGCGCGCTGCTGGCCATCGCCGAGGCCATGGGCGGCATCGACGAACGCAGTGCCCTGATCGCCACGGCCGCCGAAGAACAGGCGCTGGTCGCCAAGGACATCGACCGCGGCCTGATCAGCATCAAGGACCTGTCCGATCAGAGCGCCGCCGGCGCAAGTCAGACCTCCGGGGCCAGCAACGAGGTCTCGCGCCTGGCCGCGGGCCTCAAGCTGGTGGTGGCCGAGTTCGTGATCTAGCCAGTGGACTCAAGGTCCCCTGAGGTACCGCCCTGGATTAGCGCAACCCGCCAAAGCGCCGATAGAAGCCGTCGTTCATCTCCGGCAGCGGACCATCGGCGGTTTCCAACACCTGGGCCAGGTAACCTTCAGCCGGTAGCGCGGTGAGTCGATAGAGGTTGCGACAGAGTTGCCGGGCCGCACGGCCTTCCCAGTCGGCAGGCAGCAATTCGTCTGGCAGCTGGGGATCGCGCAGGACCAGCTTGCGGTACTCGTGGATCAGCAGCAGTCGCACCAGAAAGCATTCCTGGGCATCGAGCGCGGTCTTCTCGTTCAGCGCCTGCCACAGGGGCCGGAACAGGGCGATGAATTCGCGGTAGTGCTCACCCAGTTCGTCCAGCCGCCAGCTGTCCCGCACCTGCAGGCGCATGGCCTTGGACGCCAGCACCTCCTGGCCACGAGTCTCGAAGATGAGGCTGTCGTCCAGCACGCCCAGCTCCTTGAGGGTGGTCGTGACA includes these proteins:
- a CDS encoding methyl-accepting chemotaxis protein: MTAVIDEGNHGLLRQNDEISQVATAVTEMSAAVDEVARHAEESAGASQQGSALTRAGLQHVGSTLAAIERLTAQVGQSSGQIQTLSSRVQDISNVVDVIRAIAEQTNLLALNAAIEAARAGDQGRGFAVVADEVRALAHRTQQSTREIETMITTIQHDSTEAVKAMQQSSQTAAASLAVARDANGALLAIAEAMGGIDERSALIATAAEEQALVAKDIDRGLISIKDLSDQSAAGASQTSGASNEVSRLAAGLKLVVAEFVI